A DNA window from Jaculus jaculus isolate mJacJac1 chromosome 1, mJacJac1.mat.Y.cur, whole genome shotgun sequence contains the following coding sequences:
- the LOC101606105 gene encoding N-acetyllactosaminide alpha-1,3-galactosyltransferase-like 1 encodes MPNDDEKVLQLSDWFDPTKRPDVITLTNWLAPIIWEGTYKRQVLERYYKQLNITIGLAVFSTGRFTDWYFEEFLESADKHFMVGYNVIFYIFTDDINSLPTINLSPLRTYKLFNLINYGTWPSIIIRNMENFQMVLIEHIQYEVDFVFTMDINQIFQSDFGVETLGSSVAQLHAWWYFQKPSHLPYERRTESAAFIPFGQGDFYYHSAILGGTPHYVLAFTTHYLLGFAHDIENDLNSPYESHLNKYLFVNKPTKLLSPEYNWDPKFKTPPQIRYVKIAFQPQMKW; translated from the exons atgcc GAATGATGATGAGAAAGTACTTCAGCTCTCAGACTGGTTTGATCCTAC AAAACGTCCTGATGTTATAACATTGACCAATTGGCTTGCTCCAATCATATGGGAAGGAACTTACAAAAGACAGGTCCTAGAAAGATATTATAAGCAGCTGAACATTACCATAGGCTTGGCTGTGTTTTCTACTGGAAG ATTTACAGATTGGTACTTCGAAGAGTTCTTAGAATCTGCTGACAAGCACTTTATGGTTGGCTACAATGTCATATTTTACATCTTCACTGATGACATCAACTCCCTACCTACTATAAATCTGAGTCCTCTTCGAACATATAAACTATTCAATCTAATTAATTATGGCACATGGCCAAGTATTATCATAAGAAACATGGAGAACTTTCAAATGGTTCTCATAGAACACATCCAGTATGAAGTTGACTTTGTCTTCACTATGGATATCAACCAGATCTTCCAGAGTGATTTTGGCGTGGAAACCCTGGGCAGCTCTGTAGCTCAACTCCATGCATGGTGGTATTTTCAAAAACCCAGTCATTTACCATATGAGAGAAGAACCGAATCAGCAGCTTTCATCCCCTTTGGACAGGGAGATTTCTATTACCATAGTGCCATTTTGGGAGGCACACCCCATTATGTTTTAGCCTTCACTACGCATTATCTATTGGGATTTGCACATGACATCGAAAATGACCTTAACAGCCCTTATGAAAGCCaccttaacaaatatttatttgtcaACAAACCCACTAAGCTGTTATCACCAGAATACAACTGGGATCCAAAATTTAAAACTCCTCCACAAATCAGATATGTTAAGATAGCATTCCAGCCACAAATGAAATGGTGA